One window from the genome of Alnus glutinosa chromosome 13, dhAlnGlut1.1, whole genome shotgun sequence encodes:
- the LOC133854642 gene encoding uncharacterized protein LOC133854642 yields MGTDSPMTNAVHSAAQSSSQGSIPTASWSTLIGRKKRGRNKCIEFMELCKSGPIHLEIKDGTQVAVGKRGGQFTRMVSKIVRDHCELHHASWCKVPPEQKAMLRNRLTSYVTLNMNRVEEILTLNGALRRSYTRLRNKLYNKHYKPFLKDDEEEGNEEGNEQGNEQGDDEGKAKARATVPEGIAVNAWLMICDSFDEKLLKVKSRRNKKNRRGLLTNHTAGSKPFISHHNEETKKTGVEPRWVEFFKKTHTKKSGSFVNPYCETLYNQMKDLTAEEGIDNTEEASIMTQVLGGPRSGHVKGMGYGVIPTPSSSRLRNVIHVDNHEECNQKMEAMQEKIDMLMAIVMPGRSVEDDSS; encoded by the exons atgggtacagactcaccaaTGACTAATGCAGTGCATTCAGCGGCTCAGTCAAGTTCACAGGGATCTATCCCAACTGCATCAT GGAGCACATTAATTGGACGGAAAAAAAGGGGTAGGAATAAGTGCATAGAGTTTATGGAATTGTGTAAAAGTGGTCCCATTCATCTAGAAATCAAGGATGGGACTCAGGTAGCTGTAGGCAAGCGTGGTGGGCAATTTACGAGGATGGTGAGCAAAATTGTTCGCGACCATTGCGAGCTACATCATGCTTCTTGGTGCAAGGTCCCACCTGAACAAAAGGCAATGTTAAGAAACCGTCTTACG TCTTATGTCACCCTGAACATGAATCGTGTGGAGGAGATCTTGACACTTAATGGAGCACTTCGGCGTAGCTATACAAGACTTCGCAACAAACTTTACAACAAACACTATAAACCATTTCTCAAAGATGATGAAGAGGAGGGCAATGAGGAGGGCAATGAGCAAGGTAATGAGCAAGGTGATGATGAGGGTAAAGCTAAGGCAAGGGCCACTGTCCCTGAAGGTATTGCGGTCAACGCATGGCTTATGATATGCGACTCATTTGATGAGAAATTATTGAAG GTTAAGTCTAGACGGAATAAGAAGAATAGACGTGGATTGTTAACAAATCACACGGCTGGCTCCAAACCATTCATAAgtcatcacaatgaagaa ACAAAGAAAACTGGAGTCGAGCCCCGTTGGGTAGAGTTTTTTAAGAAGACTCACACAAAGAAAAGTGGTTCTTTTGTGAACCCATATTGTGAGACTTTATAC AATCAAATGAAGGATTTAACAGCTGAAGAAGGCATTGACAATACAGAGGAAGCTTCCATAATGACACAAGTACTAGGGGGCCCCCGATCTGGCCATGTTAAAGGCATGGGGTATGGTGTCATACCTACCCCATCCTCATCTCGGTTGCGTAATGTGATCCATGTGGACAACCATGAAGAGTGTAACCAAAAAATGGAGGCGATGCAGGAGAAGATAGATATGCTAATGGCAATTGTGAT GCCTGGACGAAGCGTGGAAGATGATTCAAGCTAG